The following proteins come from a genomic window of Natrinema saccharevitans:
- a CDS encoding DUF456 domain-containing protein yields the protein MVDVVLVLAIALLAGAIVGAAVPMVPSGFLSLAGLGVYWWGAESAAISAVTVAVLAAIAVVTALVEFFGGSIAARAGGASWLTTAVAAVVGIALMLVTGPVGLLAGLFGTVFVLEFVRGEELEGSARLAVYTTVGILASTAVQVLLTATILLGFLVAVFLL from the coding sequence ATGGTCGACGTAGTGCTGGTCCTCGCGATCGCGTTGCTCGCGGGTGCGATCGTCGGCGCGGCCGTCCCGATGGTACCGAGCGGCTTCCTCTCGCTGGCCGGCCTCGGCGTCTACTGGTGGGGTGCCGAATCGGCTGCGATTAGCGCCGTCACCGTCGCCGTCCTCGCCGCTATCGCCGTCGTCACCGCGCTCGTCGAGTTCTTCGGCGGCTCGATCGCTGCCCGAGCCGGCGGCGCGTCGTGGCTGACCACCGCCGTCGCCGCTGTCGTCGGAATCGCGCTCATGCTCGTCACCGGCCCGGTGGGACTGCTGGCGGGTCTCTTCGGCACCGTCTTCGTCCTCGAGTTCGTCCGCGGCGAGGAACTCGAGGGCAGCGCCCGGTTGGCGGTCTACACGACCGTCGGAATCCTCGCGTCGACGGCAGTTCAGGTCCTGCTGACGGCCACGATCCTGCTCGGTTTTCTCGTGGCCGTCTTCCTGCTGTGA